The Ahaetulla prasina isolate Xishuangbanna chromosome 3, ASM2864084v1, whole genome shotgun sequence genome window below encodes:
- the ZNF706 gene encoding zinc finger protein 706, translated as MARGQQKIQSQQKNAKKQAGQKKKQGHDQKAAAKAALIYTCTVCRTQMPDPKTFKQHFESKHPKTPLPPELADVQA; from the exons ATGGCTCGTGGACAGCAGAAAATCCAGTCACAACAGAAAAATGCCAAAAAGCAAGCTggacagaaaaagaaacaaggcCATGATCAGAAGGCAGCAGCTAAAGCTGCTTTAATATATACATGCACCGTCTGTAGG ACACAGATGCCAGATCCCAAGACCTTCAAGCAGCACTTTGAGAGCAAGCATCCCAAAACCCCCCTTCCTCCAGAATTAGCTGATGTTCAGGCATAA